The nucleotide sequence CAGCTGTATGTAGTGCAGCGTTACCTGTACCCTCTGTCAATCAGAACGCAGGACTGTGATGCAATTTGAAGTTACTTACAGTATCATGCAAAACATCATGAAGATGTTCCACAAGGCGATGAAGACTCGGAAATATCGGAGACTCAATAAAAACTCCCGGATGTTGTCACCTGAAAATACAATAGAGAAATGCTTGAAACTAATTCAGAAATATAGTGTCATGTACCATCCTGTAACAGAATTTATAAAGATTTACAAAGATACAAGGTCTGAAATAACCATCTGTACAGAAGAGCGCTTCTCTCTTTGTTTAAAGAGAATTtgattatcattttttaaaaacagctttgaGTACATTCTATGCTTACATGCACGGGATTCAGTACTTTAATGGATTATTTTAATTATGAAGACAATCCATAAAGAAATGTGCAGTTTCCACGAGGCTGGAAGGAATCCATGCTTGTGAACCAGGGTGCACTTGAATCCCATTGAAACCCCAATCCCGATTCCAGCTCCACACTGCTTCACCAGCAACCGACTGCTCAGACTAGTGAATAGAAACAAGACAACAGACCTGTAGTGGGCCCTCTGCTTTCATCACCAAACCCTTGTGTATCTTTCTTCTTCCTGTTGCATGGGGGGTAAAAAACAGCTTTATCACAAGACGTGTTATTAGTACTGCAGTAAGACCTCTATTGATGAGGCACGTTCTTTCACACTGTATACCTGTATTGATGAGGCATGTTCATTCACACTGTATACCTGTATTGATGAGGCATGTTCATTCACACTGTATACCTGTATTGATGAGGCATGTTCATTCACACTGTATACCTGTATTGATGAGGCATGTTCATTCACACTGTATACCTGTATTGATGAGGCATGTTCTTTCACACTGTATACCTGTATTGATGAGACATGTTCATTCACACTGTATACCTGTATTGATGAGGCATGTTCTTTCACACTGTATACCTGTATTGATGAGGCATGTTCATTCACACTGTATACCTGTATTGATGAGGCATGTTCTTTCACACTGTATACCTGTATTGATGAGGCATGTTCTTTCACACTGTATACCTGTATTGATGAGGCATGTTCATTCACACTGTATACCTGTATTGATGAGGCATGTTCTTTCACACTGTATACCTGTATTGATGAGGCATGTTCTTTCACACTGTATACCTGTATTGATGAGGCATGTTCATTCACACTGTATACCTGTATTGATGAGGCATGTTCATTCACACTGTATACCTGTATTGATGAGGCATGTTCATTCACACTGTATACCTGTATAGATGAGGCATGTTCATTCACACTGTATACCTGACTCTCCTGTTTATAGTACAGAGGATTTTACATGTCTTTTAACTTGGTCACCAGGCAACAGCAATCCAGCCCCCATCACTGCTCGGCCTGTCCTCCATCCAGGACTGGCTCACACGGTACAGTACTGCATGTTATTCTCCTTCACACAGGTCTGCGGCTCTTACTGCAAGCCATCCTTTTCTTATATGAATATATCTAACTAGTAATACAGGGAATGAGAAAATCATACTTACAGTTTAAAATTAAGGACTGCTCCTGCATTCATGAGCAAGGTCCTACAAGATGAGAAAACACAAGCAATAATACAAATCTGTGCCCAGCAAGAAAGAACTCCTGCACAGTATAGTAATAAAAGAATGAATTATTATACACGTGTGCTACATCACAACAACTGACTTAATGCACGTGTGCTACATCACAACAACTGACTTAATGCACGTGTGCTACATCACAACAACTGACTTAATGCACGTGTGCTACATCACAACAACTGACTTAATGCACGTGTGCTACATCACAACAACTGACTTAATGCACGTGTGCTACATCACAACAACTGGCCTAATACACGTGTGCTACATCACAACAACTGACTTAATGCACGTGTGCTACATCACAATAACTGACTTAATACACGTGTGCTACATCACAACAACTGACTTAATACACGTGTGCTACATCACAACAACTGACTTAATACACGTGTGCTACATCACAACAACTGACTTAATACACGTGTGCTACATCACAACAACTGGCCTAATACACGTGTGCTACATCACAACAACTGACTTAATACACGTGTGCTACATCACAACAACTGACCTAATATACGTGTGCTACATCACAACAACTGACTTAATACATGTGTGCTACATCACAACAACTGGCCTAATTCAACAAAGTGCTCATGCAATGTGCTGTGTAGGGGGCTTGTAGATTATGAAATGATTATTTTAATGTGCAGTGCCGGTCGTGCGgtcaaaaatcaaataaataaaaaaaaaaaactactcaaCAGGGCAGTATTGCAGcgttattcattacactgcacatgTGTGGCAGATCAATAATACctgtcagtaacatttcactGTCAACTatcctattttaaatgaacacactattcTGTATAGAAGCACATGTTATCAACCAATCTGCATTTCTAAAGCGATGccaatgctgaaattgtaatagaaatgcTTCTCTCACTATTTGTGTGTCTTTTAGACTttctgcagaatactttgcagtgtgtgcgtgtgggaTCATGTCTACTACAGACTTGTGAACGGGTCACAACATGCAAAGGTCTCTGCACATCTAACTTTCTTGATCTTCGTTTTTCCTTTGACAACGAAAGCTGTTATTGATTGATGCGCTGGTTTTCTGAGCGTCGTTgtctttttggtgtttttgtgatctgtGCAAACCACAAACATCATTCTTGCCCCCATGTCCCACCGTTAAAAAGAAAGTATGACTTTTCTTTCCAAAGTTGCTTtggattatgtgagaatatgttgtgcTCCAGGAAGATCGGAATTTGCATCAatgctttagtttattttacctGGAGGGATTAGCGCACGCGCAGCCATTGCAGATGGTCAAGTATGTGAGCTTGCATCTCGCACTAGAATGCTTGCCTGCCatagggctcccctgggtcctaaacgctttcatgaggagagtaataaacgaaaaccaaaatggtgttgtttttcctttgtgcaacgcccccttttccacatttatttcttgaagagtttatttaagttaactCTGACAGTGTTCACTTGTgtgcacagctttaaaaaaaaaatactttatgaaaatgtgtcacttgccactttgtttattgctaagaaactacaatggcagcgataaaaaataaaacaaataaatataaaagcaatgtctacttttgtactgtttctgcctgaaatacacacatggAAACGTGTATAatcctctgctttatagttaattcagtggagcaaaataaagccttcacaacctactctggaatattacagttttacatatagtttAGGATAAACAGTATTAAATAGTATTTCATTTCGctagatttagctgggaattgtgcagcaggTGATTGGAAcatgaaagtgaaagtagtttttgtattcatttaatttaaatatgttagcaatgtactttagcttaggtattaCATTgagttatatgattgattaacgTAGTACGTTTGGTCTGGtgtcacagctttttttttttaatcgtgtaAAACACCAGATcttttgtctccagtttattatagTAAGGCTTGGGAAGTtgaggggctgctgtatgttttattatagaaatacacGAAAAAAACTTGAGTGCATATGtctatgtttgctttactttTAAGAAGAAAATGCAATGCGGCCACCATCAGACACAGGAAATTGGCAGAAGAAACCGAGCCTGTCAAGGATCTTttatttgggcttaaaaaaaacctgtttggcaacagtaagaaatgtacCTACGGCACGCCTCTCAAAGATGGCACGGTGGGTATGCACTTCAGTTCATTTTCCTTCTGTTCACTGTCATGCCAtgcatttaatttagaaacttttcagTTAGAACATGAATATTTAGACACAGCGCTACACTTAATCAGGCGCTCAGTAAGATGCTTATAGAATAAATAATGCGATCACTAATTGACGCGCTTTCATTAATTCACTTGAATGCTGGCTGCGCAgacattttcagaacattttcaagtttaaaaaaataaatgaatagcatgctgttttaatagcattacagtggggtttatataattatttgtttgcaagattGTTCGAGGAGTCCTGCACACAGCCGCATTTAATCGCAGAGGCTCTTTTTATaaacagctgatccaaaaaatataaaataattattgtgtgattgacagcaaatgcCACCATTCAGTTTCATGATAAAATCACTGACATTCgctcaggctttgttgagctgacccgcTCAGTTTAACCATTAAGCATGTACGGTACCATAAATAAACAGAATGAAAATGAACAACTCAGGAATTTAAACCGTGTTTGAGGTGTATCTCAGCAGCCTACGTACAGTGTTTAGTGAAAGAGGACggtaaattgtattttacttgtaaaatTATGAAGGAAAGAGAAAGGCGTGTGATTGGTTGAACGCGAGGTATGTCACCAACTTTATGCTGAGAAGTTGAAATCTACCAACTCGCCCGCAGCGTCTACGTATGGAGCTCCATTTGTGCTAAAACTATCCAGCCGTTAGTTTGtgaatttgtttgtcaattcgtgaattcgtgaatttgtcaatttgtttgccAATTCGTGAactggtcaatttgtccagcaattcgtccataaatgtgtcaattcatacagtaattcataaacgtatttgttaatctaataattcattaattattattatttatttcttagcagacgcccttatccagggcgacttacattatcacattatttttacatacaattaaccatttatacagttgggtttttactggagcaatctaggtaaagtaccttgctcaagggtacagcagcagtgtccccaccagggattgaacccacgaccctctggtcaagagtccagagccctaaccactactccaactgtcaatctcgcactgtgccaaaaacactgcaacctttctagccaatgggagcacacattaatattttaatcaatgaaaatccagcctcactcaaaactgcttcagccaataatatttagaagggcgtttccaaagatattctatttaacaacaTACTCGACTCCTCTGATTtacaatggagacttccgtctcactgtgCGCAAAACATTGTGGTATACAGTTAGGCAAACAAATactatggagagtcaatgcaggcgtacgaaatgttgctggttttcgccatgttaaaaaaaatgccggtagtttgtttactgtactatattgctgcgtcttgataatattttatgttgttaTGTATTTGCAGGTCCGTATGTTGTTATgtattgaagaaggaatctatgaaaaagacctaggagtttatgttgactcagaagcTGTTCTGAGGAAgctgttctggtcacctcgttacaaaaaggatattgctgctctagaaagggtgcaaagaagagcaaccagaattatcccgggtttaaaaggcatgtcctatgcagacaggctaaaagaatttaatctattcagtcttgaacaaagaagactacgcggggatctgattcaagcattcaaaatcctaaaaggtataggcaatgtcgacccaggggactttatcaacctgaaaaaagaaacaaggaccaggggtcacaaatggagattcgataaaggggcattcagaacagaaaataggaggcacttttttacagagagaattgtgagggtctggaaccaactccccagtaatgttgttgaagctgacaccctgggatccttcaagaagctgcttgatgagattctgggatcaataagcaagatgggctgaatggcctcctctcgtttgtacactttcttatgtatttctaaagtaaccggtgttaccggactgttaaatgatttaatcaaTACGTTTCTGCACATGCGCCAACGAACGGGACTGTGCtcagaaaacagcatttttcataataactacgtattgtcataatctgctaatgttgccgttttcttcaaaaggtcttgggcaaatgtgaaatctacttcaaaagtgtgatgcattttttttaacatggcgaaaaccagcaacatttcgtaGGCCttcattgactctccatagaattcTACAGCCTtttgtattaatgaattgacaaattaatgaatgaattattagattaattaacaaatacgtttatgaattactgtatgaattgacaaatttatggacgaattgctggagaaattgaccaattcacaaattgacaaacaaattgaccaattcacgaattgacaaacaaattgaccaattcacgaatt is from Acipenser ruthenus chromosome 49, fAciRut3.2 maternal haplotype, whole genome shotgun sequence and encodes:
- the LOC117428920 gene encoding small integral membrane protein 7, with product MIGDILLFGTLLMNAGAVLNFKLKKKDTQGFGDESRGPTTGDNIREFLLSLRYFRVFIALWNIFMMFCMILLFGS